The Triticum aestivum cultivar Chinese Spring chromosome 7B, IWGSC CS RefSeq v2.1, whole genome shotgun sequence genome window below encodes:
- the LOC123158276 gene encoding uncharacterized protein, whose amino-acid sequence MCRGMVDDLRPLGPRRLDVRAFYLRLSSSYSSTSPPPAELTLVYRPAIGGSALELASRALPPACPAEATLLLVRGADDAPAYASADRVSAAEGARFEVYAGKELAAEGAFFPRRRLDGGGWRVECRRPAGSRSRVAEVLVLAEGGVLIRARARAARRIGCATPLEGIPEEDASSWGSCECGACGDEWQMVGDSSSDDDDGDKLKEEELEAETMRWALEMGAWAVCVGVGLLATARRFSRRRAALR is encoded by the coding sequence ATGTGCAGAGGGATGGTGGACGACCTCCGCCCGCTCGGGCCCCGGCGGCTCGATGTGCGCGCCTTCTACCTCCGCCTCTCTTCCTCCTACTCAtccacgtcgccgccgcccgcggagCTCACGCTCGTCTACCGCCCGGCCATCGGCGGCTCCGCACTGGAGCTTGCCAGCCGCGCGCTCCCGCCGGCGTGCCCCGCCGAGGCCACCCTCCTGCTCGTCCGCGGCGCGGACGACGCGCCGGCGTACGCGAGCGCCGATCGCGTCTCGGCCGCCGAGGGCGCGCGCTTCGAGGTGTACGCCGGGAAGGAGCTCGCGGCGGAGGGCGCCTTTTTCCCGCGGCGGCGCCTCGACGGAGGAGGGTGGCGCGTCGAGTGCCGCCGGCCGGCCGGGTCGCGctcgcgggtggcggaggtgctggTCCTCGCGGAGGGCGGCGTGCTCATAAGGGCCAGGGCCAGGGCGGCGAGGCGGATCGGGTGCGCGACGCCGCTCGAGGGGATACCGGAGGAGGATGCGTCCTCCTGGGGGTCGTGCGAGTGCGGGGCTTGTGGGGACGAGTGGCAGATGGTCGGAGACAGCAGCagcgatgatgacgacggcgacaagctgaaggaggaggagttggaggccGAGACGATGCGGTGGGCGCTGGAGATGGGCGCCTGGGCGGTGTGCGTCGGGGTCGGCCTGCTCGCCACCGCCCGCCGGTTCAGCCGGAGGAGGGCCGCGCTCCGGTGA